Proteins encoded together in one Micromonospora auratinigra window:
- a CDS encoding glucose-1-phosphate thymidylyltransferase: MRALVLAGGTGTRLRPFTYSLPKQLVPVANKPVLVHCLENIRQMGVEEVGIIVGDRADQIREAIGDGAAYGLRVTYITQAAPLGLAHCVKIAAPFLGDEDFVMYLGDNILVGCLAETAERFRASGSPARILVTKVADPRQYGVAELDETGRVTALVEKPTQPRSDLAMIGVYFFTPAIHDAVNRIVPSRRGELEITDAIADLLGHGGQVDAEEYTGYWKDTGTVADLLDCNRLLLDGTAGAVGGTVDAETVVQGPVVIEEGATVTRSRLVGPLTVAAGSVVEDSYLGPYTSVGRSCHISGAGIEDSIILEGARVREVTGIKGSLIGRWALIGSTARPAPQHRILVGDHADLEVAVA; this comes from the coding sequence ATGAGGGCTCTGGTGTTGGCCGGCGGTACGGGTACCCGGTTGCGTCCCTTCACGTATTCCCTGCCCAAGCAGTTGGTGCCGGTGGCGAACAAGCCGGTGCTCGTGCACTGCCTGGAGAACATCCGCCAGATGGGCGTGGAGGAGGTCGGGATCATCGTCGGCGACCGGGCCGACCAGATCCGCGAGGCGATCGGCGACGGCGCGGCCTACGGGCTGCGGGTCACGTACATCACGCAGGCGGCGCCGCTCGGGCTGGCGCACTGCGTGAAGATCGCCGCCCCGTTCCTCGGCGACGAGGACTTCGTCATGTACCTCGGGGACAACATCCTGGTCGGCTGCCTCGCCGAGACCGCCGAGCGGTTCCGGGCCAGCGGGTCGCCGGCCCGGATCCTGGTCACCAAGGTCGCCGACCCCCGCCAGTACGGCGTGGCCGAGCTGGACGAGACCGGCCGGGTGACCGCGCTGGTGGAGAAGCCGACGCAGCCGCGCAGCGACCTGGCGATGATCGGCGTCTACTTCTTCACCCCGGCGATCCACGACGCGGTGAACCGGATCGTCCCCAGCCGCCGCGGCGAGCTGGAGATCACCGACGCGATCGCCGACCTGCTCGGGCACGGCGGGCAGGTGGACGCCGAGGAGTACACCGGCTACTGGAAGGACACCGGCACGGTGGCCGACCTGCTGGACTGCAACCGGCTGCTGCTCGACGGCACCGCCGGCGCGGTCGGCGGCACGGTGGACGCGGAGACGGTGGTGCAGGGCCCGGTGGTGATCGAGGAGGGCGCCACCGTGACCCGGTCCCGGCTGGTCGGCCCGCTGACCGTGGCGGCCGGCAGCGTGGTGGAGGACAGCTACCTCGGCCCGTACACGTCGGTCGGGCGCAGCTGCCACATCTCCGGGGCGGGGATCGAGGACTCGATCATCCTGGAGGGCGCCCGGGTGCGGGAGGTGACCGGCATCAAGGGCTCACTGATCGGGCGCTGGGCGCTGATCGGCTCGACGGCCCGCCCCGCGCCGCAGCACCGCATCCTCGTCGGCGACCACGCCGACCTGGAGGTGGCGGTCGCATGA
- a CDS encoding polysaccharide pyruvyl transferase family protein: MTLHYLVSPAGVPNYGDELIILGWLRHLAETAPEVDVVVDCLNPVRARSTLTGAHPRLRLTDTLWQLCLRNWTAGPQATTETVRGMVAAPATAADLAPGIELLRTADVVHLVGGGFINDIWPPFVGLLAGITAAVGHSGGLAAMSGQGLWPPPAGAEDLVRDLARRFDVIDVRDQRSAELIGAPGLTVSGDDAYLRTPPTAGGADVPEVMVSLQSQLAAVDGERLLEFVGRVLRDWGVAGVGLVECAPDQDRDMLAAAQRVLPVTRRYDLPEILRDGLPVRPGQCWLSTRFHPHLVAAAGGASGVALSISPDYYATKHRSLVDAGSRWTILDELRVPERPAAGGYPPERLRDLRAGKLAVARRIHAGAPVGRS, encoded by the coding sequence ATGACCCTGCACTACCTCGTGTCCCCGGCCGGCGTGCCGAACTACGGTGACGAGCTGATCATCCTGGGCTGGCTGCGGCACCTGGCCGAGACGGCTCCCGAGGTCGACGTCGTGGTCGACTGCCTGAACCCGGTGCGGGCCCGGTCGACGCTGACCGGCGCGCATCCCCGGCTGCGGCTCACCGACACCCTGTGGCAGCTCTGCCTGCGCAACTGGACCGCCGGTCCACAGGCGACCACCGAGACGGTACGGGGCATGGTGGCCGCCCCGGCCACCGCGGCCGACCTGGCGCCCGGCATCGAGCTGCTGCGCACCGCCGACGTGGTGCACCTGGTCGGTGGCGGGTTCATCAACGACATCTGGCCGCCGTTCGTGGGCCTGCTCGCCGGGATCACCGCGGCGGTCGGGCACTCCGGCGGGCTCGCCGCGATGAGCGGGCAGGGGCTCTGGCCGCCGCCGGCCGGGGCCGAGGACCTGGTCCGCGACCTGGCCCGCCGGTTCGACGTGATCGACGTACGCGACCAGCGCTCGGCGGAGCTGATCGGCGCGCCGGGGCTCACCGTCTCCGGCGACGACGCGTACCTGCGCACCCCGCCGACGGCCGGCGGGGCGGACGTACCCGAGGTGATGGTGTCCTTGCAGTCGCAGCTCGCGGCGGTGGACGGCGAGCGGCTGCTGGAGTTCGTGGGCCGGGTGCTGCGCGACTGGGGCGTGGCGGGGGTCGGGCTCGTCGAGTGCGCGCCCGACCAGGACCGCGACATGCTCGCCGCGGCGCAGCGGGTGCTGCCGGTGACCCGCCGCTACGACCTGCCGGAGATCCTGCGCGACGGCCTGCCGGTGCGCCCGGGACAGTGCTGGCTGTCCACCCGGTTCCACCCGCACCTGGTGGCCGCCGCCGGTGGCGCGTCGGGAGTGGCGCTGAGCATCAGCCCGGACTACTACGCCACGAAGCACCGTTCCCTGGTGGACGCGGGCTCCCGCTGGACGATCCTCGACGAGCTGCGGGTGCCGGAGCGCCCCGCCGCCGGCGGCTACCCGCCCGAGCGGCTGCGCGACCTGCGCGCGGGCAAGCTCGCCGTCGCCCGTCGGATCCACGCCGGCGCCCCCGTCGGCCGGTCCTGA
- a CDS encoding nucleotide disphospho-sugar-binding domain-containing protein, which translates to MRALFTASNWPGHWFCMVPLGWALQAAGHEVRVACPPEQADRVSAAGLVPVPALTSPDMMLMARLGNYVDAVLGRRTLPGMPLHPITGEPVARLDEFDLATEGPRIGERIADGLRRSFDAAVEVARAWRPDLILNDMTAEEGQLAAEVLGVPAVHCTPGLYGTVEPPDGPDLGPADPTGAFPRYGLGEWDRGRIRHVLDPTPASVPLPFGDAARLPVRYLPYNGPGELPEWAVGRGDRPRVTVIWGSSVAPAPALHTAVRTATESGAEVVLTVTPEHAEALGELPDGVRVLHQFPLHLLLATSDAIIHHGSGNSLMTAAAAGVPQVALANNDDQIPVSRRLAATGAVLALPALEASADDVAGAVKTVLHDDAPRAAARRLRAEIESQPAPADLVPALEQLATGGR; encoded by the coding sequence ATGCGCGCGCTCTTCACCGCGTCGAACTGGCCCGGGCACTGGTTCTGCATGGTCCCGCTGGGCTGGGCGTTGCAGGCCGCCGGGCACGAGGTGCGGGTCGCCTGCCCGCCCGAGCAGGCCGACCGGGTCAGCGCCGCCGGCCTGGTGCCGGTGCCGGCGCTGACCAGCCCGGACATGATGCTGATGGCACGGCTGGGCAACTATGTCGACGCGGTCCTGGGCCGCCGTACGCTGCCCGGGATGCCGCTGCACCCGATCACCGGCGAGCCGGTGGCCCGCCTCGACGAGTTCGACCTGGCCACCGAGGGGCCCCGGATCGGCGAGCGGATCGCCGACGGGCTGCGGCGCAGCTTCGACGCGGCGGTCGAGGTGGCCCGCGCCTGGCGACCCGACCTGATCCTCAACGACATGACCGCCGAGGAGGGTCAGCTCGCCGCCGAGGTGCTCGGCGTGCCGGCGGTGCACTGCACCCCCGGCCTGTACGGCACCGTCGAGCCGCCCGACGGCCCCGACCTGGGCCCGGCCGACCCGACCGGCGCGTTCCCCCGCTACGGCCTGGGCGAGTGGGACCGCGGCCGGATCCGGCACGTCCTCGACCCCACCCCGGCGTCGGTGCCGCTGCCGTTCGGCGACGCCGCCCGGCTGCCGGTGCGCTACCTGCCGTACAACGGCCCGGGGGAGCTGCCCGAATGGGCCGTCGGGCGCGGTGACCGGCCCCGGGTCACGGTGATCTGGGGCAGCTCGGTCGCCCCCGCCCCGGCCCTGCACACCGCGGTGCGCACCGCCACGGAGAGCGGTGCCGAGGTGGTGCTCACCGTCACCCCGGAACACGCCGAGGCGCTCGGCGAGCTGCCCGACGGGGTCCGGGTGCTGCACCAGTTCCCGCTGCACCTGCTGCTCGCCACCAGCGACGCGATCATCCACCACGGCAGCGGCAACTCGCTGATGACCGCCGCCGCGGCCGGGGTGCCGCAGGTCGCGCTGGCCAACAACGACGACCAGATCCCGGTCAGCCGGCGGCTGGCCGCCACCGGCGCGGTGCTCGCCCTGCCGGCGCTGGAGGCGAGCGCGGACGACGTGGCGGGCGCGGTCAAGACGGTCCTGCACGACGACGCCCCGCGCGCGGCCGCCCGGCGGCTGCGCGCCGAGATCGAGTCCCAGCCCGCCCCGGCCGACCTGGTCCCGGCCCTGGAACAGCTCGCCACCGGCGGCCGCTGA
- a CDS encoding MFS transporter: MSHPAPAGPDQATLPLTPRGTRLTLLALMLAVLFASTDLMVVNIAMYSIIKEFDPGHGVDDSRWILTVYTLALAVSQPLYGKLADLIGGKRIMVFAMSLFLTGSLACGLSQGMGQLIVFRGVQGLGAGGLLSVATVLAAQIAAPRNRAKYAGYAGGLALVGFVIGPVVGGFFTDAHHLLGVTVDWRWAFFLNIPVGVAVVAVLLVALPNMATRPGIRIDWLGALLMVGGIGALLLVLELGGDTYHWLSGAIAVLVAVGAVLLTAFFLQERRADEPILPPRLYRDQAFRVAVPLSVIAGFAMMGVSYYVALYLRLVRELDAMDTCLHMIPLLVGMLVGLLFTGILIADHGRYKIFPIVGAAVAATGAGLCATVGPDTSSWLISLYLLLFGLGIGQLTQVPLATVQNSVPEDDLGTATTAVVFVRMVGQSLGPAIFGAILNVVYAASLPSWIPADTGASAGAVADSTVTRSLPPEVQHAMGHAFVRGLHGVFLVGAAALVIAFLVAFRYREQPIRDRAGVPAGEPATADGVA; the protein is encoded by the coding sequence ATGAGTCATCCCGCCCCGGCCGGCCCCGACCAGGCCACGCTCCCGCTCACCCCACGCGGCACCCGGCTCACCCTGCTCGCCCTGATGCTCGCGGTGCTCTTCGCCTCCACCGACCTGATGGTCGTCAACATCGCGATGTACTCGATCATCAAGGAGTTCGACCCCGGCCACGGCGTCGACGACAGCCGGTGGATCCTCACCGTCTACACCCTGGCGCTGGCCGTGAGCCAGCCGCTCTACGGCAAGCTGGCCGACCTGATCGGCGGCAAGCGGATCATGGTGTTCGCGATGAGCCTCTTCCTCACCGGCTCGCTGGCCTGCGGGCTGTCGCAGGGCATGGGGCAGCTCATCGTCTTCCGGGGCGTACAGGGCCTCGGCGCGGGCGGCCTGCTCAGCGTCGCCACCGTGCTCGCCGCCCAGATCGCCGCCCCGCGCAACCGCGCCAAGTACGCCGGATACGCCGGCGGCCTGGCCCTGGTCGGCTTCGTCATCGGCCCGGTCGTCGGCGGCTTCTTCACCGACGCGCACCACCTGCTCGGCGTCACCGTCGACTGGCGCTGGGCGTTCTTCCTCAACATCCCGGTCGGCGTCGCGGTGGTCGCCGTGCTGCTGGTCGCGCTGCCCAACATGGCCACCCGCCCCGGCATCCGGATCGACTGGCTGGGCGCGCTGCTGATGGTCGGCGGCATCGGCGCGCTGCTGCTGGTGCTGGAGCTCGGCGGCGACACCTACCACTGGCTCTCCGGCGCCATCGCCGTCCTGGTCGCCGTCGGAGCCGTGCTGCTGACCGCGTTCTTCCTCCAGGAGCGGCGCGCCGACGAGCCGATCCTGCCGCCCCGGCTCTACCGCGACCAGGCGTTCCGGGTCGCCGTGCCGCTGTCGGTCATCGCCGGCTTCGCCATGATGGGCGTCTCCTACTACGTGGCGCTCTACCTGCGGCTGGTCCGCGAACTCGACGCGATGGACACCTGCCTGCACATGATCCCGCTGCTCGTCGGGATGCTCGTCGGCCTGCTCTTCACCGGCATCCTGATCGCCGACCACGGCCGCTACAAGATCTTCCCGATCGTCGGCGCGGCGGTCGCCGCCACGGGCGCGGGGCTCTGCGCCACCGTCGGCCCGGACACCTCGTCCTGGCTGATCAGCCTCTACCTGCTCCTGTTCGGCCTCGGCATCGGCCAGCTCACCCAGGTGCCGCTGGCCACCGTGCAGAACTCGGTGCCGGAGGACGACCTGGGCACCGCGACCACCGCCGTGGTCTTCGTCCGGATGGTCGGCCAGTCGCTCGGCCCGGCGATCTTCGGCGCCATCCTCAACGTGGTCTACGCGGCCAGCCTGCCGTCCTGGATCCCCGCCGACACCGGCGCGTCGGCCGGGGCGGTGGCCGACTCGACGGTCACCAGGAGCCTGCCGCCGGAGGTGCAGCACGCCATGGGGCACGCCTTCGTCCGCGGCCTGCACGGCGTCTTCCTGGTCGGGGCGGCGGCCCTCGTGATCGCCTTCCTGGTCGCGTTCCGCTACCGGGAGCAGCCGATCCGGGACCGGGCGGGCGTCCCGGCCGGCGAGCCGGCCACCGCCGACGGGGTCGCCTGA
- a CDS encoding ketoacyl-ACP synthase III family protein, with protein MRVTDIYLTGLGVHLPEVVEMTTAVEQGWFDATQAEQTGLTGAAVAGEVSGPEMALDATRQALTRAGQDPAGVDLLLYVDVYHSGPDGWLPQSYLQKHLLGGDLTAVGVRQGCNGIFGALELAASHLMADPGRGPALVVAADNLSSPLLNRWQALPGVVMGDAASAVVLSREEGFARLRSICSTTITELEGLHRGDEPLYPASTPAGRPLNFITRFVQFNQAGGMGPDGALLFVKTMDEVVGRALDEAGIDAGRIARVAFNNGARASVEDRVVPLGFTMEQSTWEYGRRLGHLGASDQLVSMDHLLDTGELGPGDHLLLLGLGPGVSIAAAVVEILAVPPWLA; from the coding sequence GTGCGCGTGACCGACATCTACCTCACCGGCCTGGGCGTCCACCTGCCCGAGGTCGTCGAGATGACGACCGCCGTCGAGCAGGGCTGGTTCGACGCGACGCAGGCCGAGCAGACCGGGTTGACCGGGGCGGCGGTGGCCGGCGAGGTCTCCGGCCCGGAGATGGCGCTGGACGCCACCCGGCAGGCGTTGACCCGCGCCGGCCAGGACCCGGCCGGGGTCGACCTGCTGCTTTACGTCGACGTCTACCACTCCGGTCCGGACGGCTGGCTGCCCCAGTCGTACCTGCAGAAGCACCTGCTCGGCGGCGACCTCACCGCGGTCGGCGTCCGGCAGGGCTGCAACGGCATCTTCGGCGCGCTGGAGCTGGCGGCGAGCCACCTGATGGCCGATCCGGGGCGCGGCCCGGCGCTCGTGGTGGCCGCCGACAACCTCTCCTCGCCGCTGCTGAACCGCTGGCAGGCGCTGCCCGGCGTGGTGATGGGCGACGCCGCCTCGGCGGTGGTGCTCAGCCGCGAGGAGGGCTTCGCCCGGCTGCGCTCGATCTGCTCGACCACCATCACCGAGCTGGAGGGGCTGCACCGGGGCGACGAGCCGCTCTACCCGGCGAGCACCCCGGCGGGTCGCCCGCTCAACTTCATCACCCGGTTCGTCCAGTTCAACCAGGCCGGCGGGATGGGCCCGGACGGCGCGCTGCTCTTCGTCAAGACGATGGACGAGGTGGTGGGCCGGGCGCTGGACGAGGCGGGCATCGACGCCGGCCGGATCGCCCGGGTGGCGTTCAACAACGGCGCCCGCGCCTCGGTGGAGGACCGGGTGGTCCCGCTGGGCTTCACCATGGAGCAGTCGACCTGGGAGTACGGCCGCCGGCTGGGCCACCTCGGCGCGAGCGACCAGCTGGTGTCGATGGACCACCTGCTCGACACCGGCGAGCTGGGTCCGGGTGACCACCTGCTGCTGCTCGGCCTGGGGCCGGGGGTGAGCATCGCCGCCGCGGTGGTGGAGATCCTCGCCGTGCCGCCGTGGCTGGCGTGA
- a CDS encoding methyltransferase produces the protein MSKQTEQAPDLSIYTSLAEMIANFPKAQYARALALLRIPDLTVAGPRPLAELVGETGAHPESLRRFLRACVMLDLTVETAPEVFGMTRMGALLHSASPFAAIARGTAGLQHYVPYGYIVDTVLTGRPATKAALGMTFYEYLDANPDELRQFGALTSITSGDCGEAVAAAVDLSAYPTIVDVGGNSGTLLGQLLTAAPGNRGVLFDRPAIVPAAREQLAGAGLADRVEVVGGDFFDRVPDGGDLYTLKNILWDWDDADAARILATVAAAMPSGATLMIIDQFLPEMPLGDGAELDPRTRELHRVSFSILLQRGGRVRTEAEYRDLVTAAGLTVTEVLPAPGAKRRWDLLLARRP, from the coding sequence ATGTCGAAGCAGACGGAGCAGGCCCCGGACCTGTCGATCTACACCAGCCTGGCGGAGATGATCGCCAACTTCCCCAAGGCGCAGTACGCCCGGGCGCTCGCCCTGCTCCGCATCCCCGACCTGACCGTGGCCGGGCCCCGGCCGCTGGCCGAGCTGGTCGGCGAGACCGGCGCGCACCCGGAGTCGCTGCGCCGCTTCCTGCGGGCCTGCGTGATGCTCGACCTGACGGTGGAGACCGCGCCCGAGGTGTTCGGCATGACGAGGATGGGCGCGCTGCTGCACTCGGCCAGCCCGTTCGCCGCGATCGCCCGGGGCACCGCCGGCCTTCAGCACTACGTCCCGTACGGCTACATCGTGGACACCGTGCTGACCGGCCGGCCGGCCACCAAGGCGGCGCTGGGCATGACCTTCTACGAGTACCTGGACGCCAACCCCGACGAGCTGCGCCAGTTCGGCGCGCTCACCTCGATCACCTCCGGCGACTGCGGGGAGGCGGTGGCCGCGGCGGTCGACCTGTCCGCGTACCCGACGATCGTGGACGTCGGCGGCAACTCCGGCACGCTGCTCGGTCAGCTCCTCACCGCCGCGCCCGGCAACCGGGGCGTGCTGTTCGACCGGCCGGCGATCGTGCCGGCCGCCCGGGAGCAGCTGGCCGGGGCGGGGCTGGCCGACCGGGTGGAGGTGGTCGGCGGCGACTTCTTCGACCGGGTGCCCGACGGTGGCGACCTCTACACCCTCAAGAACATCCTGTGGGACTGGGACGACGCCGACGCGGCACGGATCCTCGCCACGGTGGCGGCGGCCATGCCGTCCGGCGCCACCCTGATGATCATCGACCAGTTCCTGCCGGAGATGCCGCTGGGCGACGGCGCCGAGCTGGACCCCCGGACCCGGGAGCTGCACCGGGTCAGCTTCTCGATCCTGCTCCAGCGCGGCGGCCGGGTACGCACCGAGGCCGAGTACCGCGACCTGGTCACCGCCGCCGGCCTGACGGTGACCGAGGTGCTCCCGGCGCCCGGCGCGAAGCGCCGCTGGGACCTGCTGCTGGCCCGCCGCCCGTGA
- a CDS encoding SDR family NAD(P)-dependent oxidoreductase — protein MQLGLADRNVLVTGATGGIGQVVARVFAAEGARVAVTYRNDAEAAEKLAAELGAADDRALAVRYALDEPASVEAAVATVTERWGGVDVLVANAIRWGVRRSPDTRFEQVDPDVWQPVISDNLAPTIRTVQLVVPGMRERGWGRVVLVSSHIAVDGGKGQEFYGATKAGLHGFARSLAWDAGPDGVLVNVVAPGLTLTRRALTGLPEAVRERETKLTPTGRLSAPEDVANTIVYLCSDANGNVTGETVSVAGGR, from the coding sequence GTGCAGCTCGGGCTGGCGGACAGGAACGTACTGGTGACCGGGGCCACCGGCGGCATCGGGCAGGTCGTGGCCCGGGTCTTCGCGGCCGAGGGCGCCCGGGTCGCGGTGACGTACCGCAACGACGCCGAGGCCGCCGAGAAGCTCGCCGCCGAGCTGGGCGCGGCCGACGACCGGGCGCTGGCCGTCCGGTACGCGCTGGACGAGCCGGCGTCGGTCGAGGCGGCCGTCGCCACGGTCACCGAGCGCTGGGGCGGGGTGGACGTGCTGGTCGCCAACGCGATCCGCTGGGGGGTGCGCCGCTCCCCCGACACCCGCTTCGAGCAGGTCGACCCGGACGTCTGGCAGCCGGTGATCTCCGACAACCTGGCCCCGACGATCCGTACCGTGCAGCTCGTCGTGCCCGGCATGCGCGAGCGCGGCTGGGGCCGGGTGGTGCTGGTCTCGTCGCACATCGCCGTGGACGGCGGCAAGGGCCAGGAGTTCTACGGCGCGACCAAGGCCGGCCTGCACGGCTTCGCGCGCAGCCTGGCCTGGGACGCCGGACCGGACGGGGTGCTGGTGAACGTGGTCGCCCCCGGCCTCACGCTGACGCGGCGGGCACTCACCGGGCTGCCCGAGGCGGTCCGCGAGCGGGAGACGAAGCTGACCCCCACCGGGCGGCTCAGCGCGCCGGAGGACGTGGCGAACACGATCGTCTACCTCTGCTCGGACGCCAACGGCAACGTCACCGGCGAGACGGTCAGCGTCGCCGGCGGCCGCTGA
- a CDS encoding nucleotide disphospho-sugar-binding domain-containing protein, translating into MRVLFTVSPWAGDWFCAVPLGWALQAAGHDVRVACTPGQAATVARAGLVPVPVLESPDLMRMSRTGHLMLSAAGRRALPGLPLPLHPWTDEPVTDLSEVDVPALALRLWEEISGPLARRFDATVELARAWRPELVVYGLMGTEGTLAARLLDVPAVYHSPGLIGAVEEDPALDMGPPDPTGAFARHGVAPWQPEHATYAIDPSPAAARPPHVAGGVRLPVRYVPYNGPGVTPDWARERGERPRLAVMWGSSAVGLWGPRVDALREAVLAGVDAGAEVVLVTTTAQAELLGELPERVRVLPDFPLRHLLDTADAVVHHGSVNGLMTAAAAGLPQLSLALADEQIAVARRMLPTGAVLLTPGHVTPAEEIRAAVGRVLDDGALRRAAAELGAELAALPSPAALVGDLEKLAA; encoded by the coding sequence ATGCGGGTCCTGTTCACCGTCTCCCCGTGGGCGGGCGACTGGTTCTGCGCGGTGCCGCTGGGTTGGGCGTTGCAGGCGGCCGGGCACGACGTCCGGGTCGCCTGCACGCCGGGACAGGCGGCCACGGTGGCCCGGGCCGGCCTGGTGCCGGTGCCGGTGCTGGAGAGCCCGGACCTGATGCGGATGTCGCGCACCGGGCACCTGATGCTCAGCGCGGCCGGCCGGCGGGCGCTGCCCGGCCTGCCGCTGCCGCTGCACCCGTGGACGGACGAGCCGGTCACCGACCTGTCCGAGGTGGACGTGCCGGCGCTGGCGCTGCGGCTGTGGGAGGAGATCTCCGGCCCGCTCGCCCGCCGCTTCGACGCCACCGTCGAGCTGGCCCGCGCCTGGCGGCCCGAGCTGGTCGTCTACGGGCTGATGGGCACCGAGGGGACACTCGCCGCCCGGCTGCTGGACGTGCCGGCGGTCTACCACTCCCCCGGCCTGATCGGCGCGGTGGAGGAGGACCCGGCGCTGGACATGGGGCCGCCCGACCCGACCGGCGCGTTCGCCCGGCACGGCGTCGCGCCATGGCAGCCGGAGCACGCCACGTACGCCATCGACCCGTCCCCGGCCGCCGCCCGCCCGCCGCACGTGGCCGGCGGGGTGCGGCTGCCGGTGCGGTACGTGCCGTACAACGGCCCCGGGGTGACCCCGGACTGGGCGCGCGAGCGGGGCGAGCGGCCCCGGCTCGCGGTGATGTGGGGCTCGTCGGCCGTGGGGCTGTGGGGGCCCCGGGTGGACGCGCTGCGCGAGGCGGTGCTGGCCGGGGTGGACGCCGGCGCGGAGGTGGTGCTGGTGACCACCACCGCCCAGGCGGAGCTGCTCGGCGAGCTGCCGGAGCGGGTCCGGGTGCTGCCCGACTTCCCGCTGCGCCACCTGCTGGACACCGCCGACGCGGTGGTGCACCACGGCAGCGTCAACGGACTGATGACCGCCGCGGCGGCCGGGCTGCCCCAGCTCTCGCTGGCGCTGGCCGACGAGCAGATCGCGGTGGCCCGGCGGATGCTGCCCACCGGCGCGGTGCTGCTGACCCCCGGCCACGTCACGCCGGCCGAGGAGATCCGGGCGGCGGTCGGCCGGGTGCTCGACGACGGGGCCCTGCGCCGCGCCGCCGCCGAGCTCGGGGCGGAGCTGGCCGCGCTGCCCAGCCCGGCGGCGCTCGTCGGCGACCTGGAGAAGCTGGCGGCCTGA
- a CDS encoding acyltransferase family protein — protein sequence MTSTVPDEEVTSGNRLHTLTGLRFLAALLVFANHVNLERMHDSDQANNIFLWLFSSVGELGVGLFFILSGFVLTWSARPADTRARFWRRRFVRIYPSHFVGWALGLVLMLVAGEAVNAWNVVPSALLVHAWIPRLDALHGTNGPSWSLACELLFYLAFPWLLPLVRRIRPQRLWRWAIGLMAGIVAVPFVGQFLPEHPHVRDLPVSLWQLWFTAFLPPVRLLDFVLGIVLARIVLSGRWVRVRLAPALGILFVAVLVSLFLPLPFNLMAPFVLPLVLVLGAGATVDVTGRRSLFNTRALVWLGDISYAFYILHSLVIHYGHLALGGGRWSAPVTFGVQAGMLAVTIGLSALLYHGVERPLMRRFSSPPGDRPATPPDAPPTGVDAAVAAAEPVR from the coding sequence ATGACCTCGACCGTGCCGGACGAGGAGGTGACCAGCGGCAACCGGCTGCACACCCTCACCGGGCTGCGCTTCCTGGCCGCCCTGCTGGTCTTCGCCAACCACGTCAACCTGGAGCGGATGCACGACAGCGACCAGGCGAACAACATCTTCCTCTGGCTGTTCAGCAGCGTCGGGGAGTTGGGCGTCGGGCTGTTCTTCATCCTCAGCGGCTTCGTGCTCACCTGGTCGGCCCGTCCGGCCGACACCCGGGCCCGGTTCTGGCGTCGCCGGTTCGTCCGGATCTACCCGTCGCACTTCGTCGGCTGGGCGCTCGGCCTGGTGCTCATGCTGGTCGCCGGCGAGGCGGTGAACGCCTGGAACGTGGTGCCCAGCGCGCTGCTGGTGCACGCCTGGATCCCCCGGCTCGACGCGCTGCACGGCACCAACGGGCCGAGCTGGTCGCTCGCCTGCGAGCTGCTCTTCTACCTGGCCTTCCCCTGGCTGCTGCCGCTGGTGCGCCGGATCCGCCCGCAGCGGCTGTGGCGCTGGGCGATCGGCCTGATGGCGGGGATCGTCGCGGTGCCCTTCGTCGGGCAGTTCCTGCCGGAGCACCCGCACGTGCGGGACCTGCCGGTCTCGCTCTGGCAGCTCTGGTTCACCGCGTTCCTGCCGCCGGTACGCCTGCTCGACTTCGTCCTCGGCATCGTGCTGGCCCGGATCGTGCTCAGTGGCCGGTGGGTACGGGTCCGGCTCGCCCCGGCGCTCGGCATCCTCTTCGTCGCGGTGCTGGTCTCGCTCTTCCTGCCGCTGCCGTTCAACCTGATGGCGCCCTTCGTGCTGCCCCTGGTGCTGGTCCTCGGCGCCGGGGCCACCGTGGACGTCACCGGCCGGCGGTCCCTGTTCAACACCCGGGCGCTGGTCTGGCTCGGCGACATCTCGTACGCCTTCTACATCCTGCACAGCCTGGTGATCCACTACGGGCACCTGGCGCTGGGCGGGGGACGCTGGTCCGCGCCGGTGACCTTCGGCGTGCAGGCCGGCATGCTGGCGGTCACCATCGGGCTCAGCGCGCTGCTCTACCACGGCGTGGAGCGGCCGCTGATGCGCCGGTTCAGCAGCCCGCCCGGCGACCGCCCGGCCACCCCGCCGGACGCCCCGCCGACCGGGGTGGACGCCGCGGTGGCCGCCGCCGAACCGGTCCGCTAG